From the Phoenix dactylifera cultivar Barhee BC4 unplaced genomic scaffold, palm_55x_up_171113_PBpolish2nd_filt_p 000980F, whole genome shotgun sequence genome, one window contains:
- the LOC120107718 gene encoding uncharacterized protein LOC120107718, with amino-acid sequence MVAGFRRSMSLPVPGLNPSSPGPKGRAPLEKACHVRSTSLPCRSHPAIAELEDEIRALRAWLSLPAPESGSPTWISAGLARIDLLHASLDDLLQIPQAQDPLRRSPSAPWTDRLLDDFLRFADSYGSFRSALMSLRQTQSELHTAIRRCDEARLASALRSQKRIERDLAKLAVSIREASRSPMPALAAELEMAGIMREVAVATATASAAVFLGIGAVSSAASAAVASTSRAYSWVVAPLRKLSLSPSSSLKKRDWGEWEDGALERLEALEECVEVLESKSERVFRSLVNTRVTLLNILTPSL; translated from the coding sequence ATGGTCGCCGGCTTCCGCCGTTCTATGTCCCTCCCAGTCCCAGGGCTGAACCCTAGCAGCCCCGGCCCCAAAGGCCGGGCGCCGCTGGAGAAGGCCTGCCACGTCCGGTCCACAAGCCTCCCGTGCCGATCCCACCCGGCCATCGCCGAGCTCGAGGACGAGATCCGTGCCCTCCGTGCCTGGCTGTCCCTGCCGGCTCCGGAGTCCGGCTCCCCGACCTGGATCTCAGCCGGCCTCGCCCGGATCGACCTCCTCCACGCCTCCCTCGACGACCTCCTCCAGATCCCCCAGGCCCAGGACCCCCTCCGCCGCTCCCCCTCCGCCCCCTGGACCGACCGCCTTCTTGACGATTTCCTCCGCTTCGCGGACTCCTACGGCTCCTTCCGATCCGCCCTCATGTCGCTCAGACAAACCCAGTCCGAGCTCCACACCGCGATCCGTCGCTGCGACGAGGCCCGCCTCGCGTCCGCCCTCCGGTCCCAGAAAAGAATCGAGAGAGATCTCGCCAAGCTCGCGGTCTCGATACGGGAAGCGTCCAGATCGCCGATGCCAGCGTTGGCGGCGGAGCTGGAGATGGCGGGGATCATGAGGGAGGTGGCGGTGGCGACGGCGACGGCTTCGGCGGCTGTTTTCTTGGGGATTGGGGCGGTTTCCTCCGCCGCGTCGGCCGCGGTGGCGTCGACGTCGAGGGCGTATTCTTGGGTGGTGGCGCCGCTGAGGAAGCTTTCGCTGTCGCCGTCTTCCTCGTTGAAGAAGAGGGACTGGGGGGAGTGGGAGGATGGTGCATTGGAGAGGTTGGAGGCGTTGGAGGAGTGCGTCGAGGTGTTGGAGAGCAAGAGCGAGAGGGTGTTCAGAAGTCTGGTGAACACCAGAGTGACGCTCCTTAACATCCTCACTCCCTCGTTGTAG